In Magnetospirillum sp. XM-1, a single window of DNA contains:
- the glyA gene encoding serine hydroxymethyltransferase produces the protein MSSAPTDAFFRTPLSERDPEVFAAITKELKRQQDQIELIASENIVSRAVLEAQGSVMTNKYAEGYPGKRYYGGCEFVDIAESLAISRACQIFGCTYANVQPSSGSQANQGVFMALLQPGDTIMGMSLAAGGHLTHGAAPNQSGKWFKAVQYGVRKQDAQIDFAEVEELARTHKPKLIIAGGSAYPRTIDFARFRKIADEVGAFFMVDMAHFAGLVAGGVYPNPLPHAHVVTTTTHKTLRGPRGGMILSNDAEIGKKINSAIFPGIQGGPLMHVIAGKAVAFGEALKPEFKLYAKQVVDNARALADTLVRRGLDIVSGGTDSHLMLVDLRPKKLTGKAAEASLEHAGMTCNKNGIPFDPEKPTITSGVRLGTPAATTRGFGVEEFKKVGELIGDVLDGLAANPEDNSAAEARARAEVAELCKRFPIYQ, from the coding sequence ATGTCCAGCGCCCCCACCGATGCCTTTTTCCGCACCCCGCTTTCCGAGCGTGACCCCGAAGTCTTCGCGGCCATCACCAAGGAACTGAAGCGCCAGCAGGACCAGATCGAGCTGATCGCCTCCGAGAACATCGTCTCGCGCGCTGTCCTCGAGGCCCAGGGCTCGGTGATGACCAACAAGTATGCCGAGGGCTATCCCGGCAAGCGCTATTACGGCGGCTGCGAGTTCGTGGACATCGCCGAAAGCCTGGCCATCTCGCGCGCCTGCCAGATCTTCGGCTGCACCTACGCCAACGTCCAGCCCAGCTCGGGCTCGCAGGCCAATCAGGGCGTGTTCATGGCGCTGTTGCAGCCCGGCGACACCATCATGGGCATGAGCCTCGCCGCCGGCGGCCATCTGACCCACGGCGCCGCTCCCAACCAGTCGGGCAAGTGGTTCAAGGCCGTGCAGTACGGCGTGCGCAAGCAGGATGCCCAGATCGACTTCGCCGAGGTGGAGGAACTGGCCCGCACCCACAAGCCGAAGCTGATCATCGCCGGCGGCTCGGCCTATCCGCGCACCATCGACTTCGCCCGCTTCCGCAAGATCGCCGACGAGGTCGGGGCCTTTTTCATGGTGGACATGGCGCACTTCGCCGGCCTGGTGGCGGGCGGCGTGTATCCCAATCCGCTGCCCCATGCCCATGTGGTGACCACCACCACCCACAAGACCCTGCGCGGGCCCCGTGGCGGCATGATCCTGTCCAACGATGCCGAGATCGGCAAGAAGATCAACTCGGCCATCTTCCCGGGCATCCAGGGCGGTCCGCTGATGCATGTCATCGCCGGCAAGGCGGTGGCCTTCGGCGAGGCGCTGAAGCCCGAGTTCAAGCTCTACGCCAAGCAGGTGGTCGACAACGCCCGCGCCCTGGCCGACACCCTGGTGCGTCGCGGCCTGGACATCGTGTCGGGCGGCACCGATTCGCATCTGATGCTGGTGGACCTGCGGCCCAAGAAGCTGACCGGCAAGGCCGCCGAGGCCAGCCTTGAGCATGCCGGCATGACCTGCAACAAGAACGGCATTCCCTTCGATCCCGAGAAGCCGACCATCACCTCGGGCGTGCGCCTGGGCACTCCGGCGGCGACGACCCGCGGCTTCGGCGTCGAGGAGTTCAAGAAGGTGGGCGAGCTGATCGGCGACGTCCTCGACGGTTTGGCCGCCAACCCCGAGGACAACTCGGCGGCCGAGGCCCGGGCGCGGGCCGAGGTGGCGGAGCTGTGCAAGCGCTTCCCGATCTACCAGTAA
- the nrdR gene encoding transcriptional regulator NrdR: protein MRCPFCGHDDTQVKDSRPTEDNSAIRRRRSCPECGSRFTTFERVQIRDLVVIKKDGGRSPFDRDKVLKSLRIALRKRPVDDEQIERIVNGIHRRLESMGENEVPSKFIGELVMEVLMDLDKVAYVRYASVYRNFREAKDFEDFLGKMVVSRHD from the coding sequence ATGCGGTGTCCCTTTTGCGGTCACGACGATACCCAGGTGAAGGATTCGCGGCCGACCGAGGATAACTCGGCCATCCGGCGGCGGCGCTCGTGCCCGGAATGCGGTTCGCGCTTTACCACCTTCGAGCGGGTGCAGATCCGTGACCTGGTGGTCATCAAGAAGGACGGCGGTCGCTCGCCCTTCGATCGCGACAAGGTGCTGAAGTCGCTGCGCATCGCGCTCAGGAAGCGCCCGGTGGACGACGAGCAGATCGAGCGCATCGTCAACGGCATCCATCGCCGCCTGGAAAGCATGGGTGAGAACGAGGTTCCGTCCAAGTTCATCGGCGAACTGGTGATGGAGGTGCTGATGGACCTCGACAAGGTCGCCTATGTCCGCTACGCCTCGGTGTACCGCAACTTCCGCGAAGCCAAGGACTTCGAGGATTTCCTGGGGAAGATGGTTGTCAGCCGCCACGATTGA
- the ribD gene encoding bifunctional diaminohydroxyphosphoribosylaminopyrimidine deaminase/5-amino-6-(5-phosphoribosylamino)uracil reductase RibD has product MRAALALARRGLGTVWPNPAVGCVIVKDGRVVGRGWTQPGGRPHAETEALAMAGKAAQGATVYVTLEPCAHHGKTAPCADALVAAGVSRVVVAVQDPDSRVAGKGVDRLRVAGIPVTEGVLHAEAAELNAGFFLRINTGRPLVTLKLATTLDGRIATHSGESRWITGEQARAAAHLLRAETDAIMVGSGTALHDDPDLTCRLPGLVERSPVRVVVDGRLRLPLTSRLVSTANDVPTWLLTLEDCDSDRREAFEDAGVDVVEVSSGPDGAIDLELALQALGESGVTRVLVEGGAHLSAALLRAGLVDRLVWFRAPRLMGGDGLPAAVSFGVDHLAQTPHFERVEVRTMGDDVMETYIRL; this is encoded by the coding sequence ATGCGGGCCGCCCTGGCGCTGGCCCGCCGTGGCCTGGGCACCGTATGGCCCAATCCGGCGGTGGGCTGCGTCATCGTGAAGGATGGCCGGGTGGTCGGCCGGGGCTGGACCCAGCCCGGCGGACGCCCCCATGCCGAGACCGAGGCCCTGGCCATGGCCGGAAAGGCGGCCCAGGGCGCCACGGTCTACGTCACCCTGGAACCCTGCGCCCATCACGGCAAGACCGCTCCTTGCGCCGACGCCCTGGTCGCCGCCGGGGTGTCGAGGGTGGTGGTGGCGGTCCAGGACCCCGATTCGCGGGTGGCGGGCAAGGGCGTCGACCGCCTGCGGGTCGCCGGCATACCGGTGACCGAGGGCGTGCTGCACGCCGAGGCCGCCGAGCTGAACGCCGGCTTCTTTCTGCGCATCAATACCGGGCGGCCGCTGGTCACCCTGAAGCTGGCCACGACCCTTGACGGCCGCATCGCCACCCACAGCGGCGAAAGCCGCTGGATCACCGGCGAGCAGGCCCGGGCCGCGGCCCATCTGCTGCGCGCCGAGACCGACGCCATCATGGTAGGCAGCGGCACCGCGCTGCATGACGATCCCGACCTGACCTGCCGCCTGCCCGGACTGGTGGAGCGTTCGCCGGTCCGCGTGGTGGTGGACGGGCGCCTGCGCCTGCCGCTGACCAGCCGGCTGGTCTCCACCGCCAACGACGTTCCCACCTGGCTGCTGACGCTCGAGGATTGCGACAGCGACCGCCGCGAGGCCTTTGAGGATGCCGGGGTGGACGTGGTCGAGGTCTCGTCCGGTCCCGACGGCGCCATCGACCTGGAACTGGCGCTGCAGGCGCTGGGCGAAAGCGGCGTCACCCGCGTTCTGGTGGAGGGCGGCGCCCATCTTTCGGCCGCCCTGCTGCGCGCCGGGCTGGTGGACCGCCTGGTGTGGTTCCGCGCTCCCCGCCTGATGGGCGGCGACGGTCTGCCGGCCGCCGTGTCGTTCGGCGTCGACCACCTGGCCCAGACCCCGCATTTCGAACGCGTCGAGGTCCGCACCATGGGCGACGACGTGATGGAAACCTATATTCGACTCTAG
- a CDS encoding riboflavin synthase, with product MFTGIVTDLGVVRRVVRGEGREARFEIASGYDTSTIAIGASIAHNGVCLTIIEVGPDWHAVEASAETLSKTTLGSWREGSKVNLERALKVGDELGGHIVSGHVDGVAKVVSITPENESKRYVFESPADLACFVAPKGSVALDGVSLTVNEVDGRRFGINVIPHTQAVTTFGTYRPGDEVNMEIDMLARYVARLLQKD from the coding sequence ATGTTCACCGGCATCGTCACCGATCTCGGCGTGGTGCGCCGTGTCGTTCGCGGCGAGGGGCGGGAGGCCCGCTTCGAGATCGCCAGCGGCTACGACACCAGCACCATCGCCATCGGCGCCAGCATCGCCCATAACGGCGTGTGTCTCACCATCATCGAGGTGGGGCCGGACTGGCATGCGGTGGAGGCCTCGGCCGAGACCCTGTCCAAGACCACGCTCGGCTCGTGGCGCGAAGGCTCCAAGGTCAATCTGGAGCGGGCGTTGAAGGTGGGCGACGAACTGGGCGGCCACATCGTATCGGGCCACGTGGACGGCGTCGCCAAGGTGGTGAGCATCACCCCCGAGAACGAATCCAAGCGTTATGTCTTCGAGAGTCCGGCCGATCTGGCCTGTTTCGTCGCTCCCAAGGGCTCGGTGGCGCTGGACGGCGTGTCGCTCACCGTCAACGAGGTTGACGGCCGCCGGTTCGGCATCAACGTCATTCCCCATACTCAGGCGGTGACCACCTTTGGCACCTATCGTCCCGGCGACGAGGTGAATATGGAAATCGACATGCTGGCGCGCTATGTTGCGCGCCTTCTGCAAAAGGACTAG
- the ribB gene encoding 3,4-dihydroxy-2-butanone-4-phosphate synthase: MLRAFCKRTSALVSEYHAYLSSIEDIIEEARQGRMFILVDDEDRENEGDLVIPAEMANADAINFMARFGRGLICLSLTRGRCEHLGLKPMSADNGTRMETAFTVSIEAREGVTTGISAADRARTVAVAIDTEKNRYDIVTPGHVFPLMARDGGVLVRAGHTEAAVDISRLAGLNPSGVICEIMNDDGTMARMPDLVKFAQHHGLKIATIADLIAYRRRNDKIVAREVEAPFHSKWGGDWKMMVYTNTVAYAEHIALVKGDLNAEGPVMVRVHAVNVLDDVLGDQGSGKAGELHSAMEMIAAHGSGVIVLIREPRPTSLSDMVRAHLERRPPAPALRDYGVGAQILLDLGVHEMILLSNTKRSIVGLEGYGMKVVEQRSIPVG; the protein is encoded by the coding sequence ATGTTGCGCGCCTTCTGCAAAAGGACTAGCGCCTTGGTTTCCGAATATCACGCCTACCTTTCGTCCATCGAGGACATCATCGAAGAGGCCCGTCAGGGCCGCATGTTCATCCTGGTGGACGACGAGGACCGCGAGAACGAGGGCGATCTGGTCATCCCGGCCGAGATGGCCAACGCCGACGCCATCAATTTCATGGCCCGCTTCGGGCGCGGCCTGATCTGCCTGTCGCTGACGCGGGGCCGCTGCGAGCATCTGGGCCTGAAGCCCATGAGCGCCGACAACGGCACCCGCATGGAGACCGCGTTCACCGTCTCCATCGAGGCCCGCGAAGGCGTCACCACCGGCATTTCGGCGGCCGACCGGGCGCGCACCGTGGCGGTGGCCATCGACACCGAGAAGAACCGCTACGACATCGTCACGCCGGGTCACGTCTTTCCGCTGATGGCCCGCGACGGCGGCGTGCTGGTGCGCGCCGGCCATACCGAGGCCGCCGTGGACATCTCGCGTCTGGCCGGTCTCAATCCCTCGGGCGTGATCTGCGAGATCATGAACGACGACGGCACCATGGCCCGCATGCCCGATCTGGTGAAGTTCGCCCAGCATCACGGCCTGAAGATCGCCACCATCGCCGACCTGATCGCCTATCGCCGCCGCAACGACAAGATCGTGGCGCGCGAGGTCGAGGCGCCGTTCCATTCCAAGTGGGGCGGCGACTGGAAGATGATGGTCTACACCAACACGGTGGCCTATGCCGAGCACATCGCCCTGGTGAAGGGCGACCTCAACGCCGAGGGGCCGGTGATGGTCCGCGTCCATGCCGTCAACGTGCTGGACGACGTGCTGGGCGACCAGGGTTCGGGCAAGGCCGGCGAGCTCCATTCCGCCATGGAAATGATCGCCGCCCACGGTTCCGGCGTCATCGTGCTGATCCGCGAGCCGCGCCCCACCAGCCTGTCCGACATGGTGCGCGCCCATCTCGAGCGCCGCCCGCCGGCTCCGGCGCTGCGCGATTACGGCGTCGGCGCCCAGATCCTGCTGGATCTCGGCGTGCATGAAATGATTCTGCTGTCCAATACCAAGCGCTCCATCGTCGGCCTGGAAGGCTATGGCATGAAGGTGGTGGAGCAGCGGTCGATTCCGGTCGGCTGA
- the ribH gene encoding 6,7-dimethyl-8-ribityllumazine synthase, producing MAKVLIIEARFYDHIADGLLAGARAEFDKAGIEHDLLVVPGIFELPAALKLVLTAAEQGNEGARYDGFVTLGCAIRGESDHYHHVGTECMRGIADLSMAYDLALGNGVLTVHNEAQALARSDPARKNLGGQAARACLRMMAVKKELGL from the coding sequence ATGGCGAAGGTTCTCATCATCGAGGCCCGCTTCTACGATCATATCGCCGACGGCCTGCTGGCCGGGGCGCGCGCCGAGTTCGACAAGGCCGGAATCGAGCACGACCTGCTGGTGGTGCCGGGCATCTTCGAGTTGCCTGCCGCGCTGAAGCTGGTGCTGACCGCCGCCGAGCAGGGCAACGAAGGCGCCCGCTACGACGGTTTCGTCACCCTGGGCTGCGCCATCCGGGGCGAGTCCGACCATTACCACCACGTGGGCACCGAGTGCATGCGCGGTATCGCCGATCTGTCCATGGCCTACGACCTGGCCCTGGGCAACGGCGTGCTGACCGTCCACAACGAGGCCCAGGCCCTGGCGCGGTCCGATCCGGCGCGCAAGAACCTGGGCGGCCAGGCGGCCCGGGCCTGCCTGCGCATGATGGCGGTCAAGAAGGAGCTGGGCCTTTGA